In a genomic window of Aerosakkonema funiforme FACHB-1375:
- a CDS encoding ATP-grasp domain-containing protein has translation MRIVIVGNDLRTIALARVLLAEGHEVLAVPGFLETKLKGLLSIPLPIRYKEEPAWQQIRRVSEILNLVNQLKPDLVVCLHVESSDVGLVDALIYQSKGNYLVFGVNQKASQLETSKAYGISIARASGLSVPSTEIVRDRDRQQWLLQQQTLPNRRLVIKADGLAGGRGTLFANNATELLAAFQALSEGDVIVQEYIEGQEVALSLMCQGRNIVLLNVNFEFKRAFDGDRGPNTPGMGTVARNAFDLRHSLCFLEALPQVLESLGYCGPLDVNFMVDSQRHKPVFLEFTARFGDPELSSEILLLKNVDRLLFSVASGIKPKIIFRPELWGVGVVARGGTHILVDEDENFTHDFRVNTGGMESCFSGVGYSISRTIKKVYRYLYSSVSLETKFRKDVGQNVSSRWKLLQQILNIYTYKI, from the coding sequence ATGAGAATTGTTATTGTGGGAAACGATCTCAGAACAATAGCTCTTGCTAGAGTTCTTTTGGCTGAAGGACATGAAGTTTTAGCAGTTCCTGGATTTTTAGAGACGAAACTTAAAGGGTTATTGTCAATACCACTCCCAATCAGATATAAGGAAGAACCAGCTTGGCAACAGATTCGTCGCGTTAGCGAAATTCTAAATTTAGTTAATCAGCTAAAACCCGATTTGGTAGTCTGCCTTCACGTAGAATCTTCTGATGTGGGTTTAGTTGATGCGCTCATTTATCAATCAAAAGGTAATTACCTGGTTTTTGGGGTTAATCAAAAAGCGTCCCAGCTGGAGACATCAAAGGCTTATGGTATCTCAATTGCTCGTGCTAGTGGTTTGTCTGTACCATCAACTGAAATCGTGCGCGATCGCGATCGGCAGCAATGGTTACTTCAACAACAGACGTTACCTAATCGTCGTTTGGTAATCAAAGCTGATGGATTGGCTGGAGGGCGCGGTACGTTATTTGCTAATAACGCTACTGAGCTTTTAGCAGCTTTCCAAGCTTTGTCAGAGGGTGATGTTATTGTTCAAGAGTATATAGAAGGACAGGAAGTAGCTCTTTCCTTGATGTGCCAAGGCAGAAATATAGTGCTTCTCAATGTAAATTTTGAATTTAAACGGGCTTTTGATGGCGATCGAGGACCAAATACTCCAGGGATGGGAACTGTAGCACGAAATGCTTTTGACCTTAGACACAGCTTATGCTTTCTAGAAGCGCTACCACAAGTTTTGGAATCTTTAGGTTACTGTGGGCCTCTTGATGTTAACTTTATGGTGGATTCCCAACGGCATAAACCTGTTTTTCTAGAATTTACTGCACGTTTTGGCGATCCAGAACTCTCAAGTGAAATTCTTTTACTCAAAAACGTGGATCGATTATTGTTTAGTGTGGCCTCTGGAATCAAACCTAAAATAATATTTCGGCCAGAGCTTTGGGGAGTAGGAGTTGTTGCTAGAGGCGGGACTCATATTCTGGTTGATGAAGATGAAAACTTTACTCACGATTTTAGGGTCAATACTGGTGGAATGGAATCTTGTTTTTCAGGAGTCGGTTATTCCATCTCAAGAACAATTAAAAAAGTTTACAGATATCTTTATAGCTCAGTATCCTTAGAAACTAAATTTCGCAAAGACGTTGGGCAAAACGTATCTTCACGTTGGAAATTATTACAACAAATATTGAATATTTATACTTATAAAATATAA
- a CDS encoding diaminopimelate epimerase — MILNNDYVDKLQCSEIYSICGNRIVMYQVEMTDRDLRRASHLSNLCWFHGQRIADGVACLSPRKNYTRFCFFNPDGSFELVCGNALFAATALLSNSSVNPLKIYPFDIPPLELSDEKDRYTITTPVSIGYQPILVESLPPSVIHNTGSPHLVVQVDNVASVNLPKLGATVTYQLEVNLTIFSICNGKILARTYERGVEAETDACGTGAMAVAVETNIRSINSSSIIYPGGIYEVKILKTFPQPVIALSVDKAYVELIENGTRPN; from the coding sequence ATGATTCTAAATAATGATTATGTGGATAAGCTTCAGTGTTCAGAAATTTATAGCATTTGTGGCAACCGGATTGTCATGTATCAAGTAGAAATGACCGATCGAGATTTACGTAGAGCCAGCCACCTATCTAACCTTTGTTGGTTTCATGGGCAGCGCATAGCTGACGGTGTAGCCTGTTTATCTCCGAGAAAGAACTATACGCGATTTTGTTTTTTTAATCCAGACGGTTCGTTTGAGTTAGTTTGTGGAAATGCCTTGTTTGCTGCTACTGCTTTACTAAGTAATAGTTCTGTAAATCCACTGAAAATTTACCCCTTTGATATTCCTCCCCTTGAACTATCTGATGAAAAAGATAGATACACTATTACAACTCCTGTTTCAATTGGCTATCAACCTATTTTAGTTGAGTCTTTACCTCCTTCTGTTATTCATAACACTGGTTCACCTCACTTAGTTGTGCAAGTTGATAATGTAGCATCTGTAAATCTTCCTAAATTAGGTGCTACTGTTACATATCAGTTAGAAGTAAATCTAACGATTTTCAGCATCTGCAATGGAAAAATATTAGCACGGACTTATGAAAGAGGTGTTGAAGCTGAAACAGATGCCTGTGGCACTGGTGCAATGGCAGTAGCTGTAGAAACAAATATTCGTTCGATTAATTCTTCATCTATTATCTATCCTGGGGGAATCTACGAGGTAAAAATTCTCAAAACTTTTCCTCAACCTGTTATTGCCTTATCTGTGGACAAAGCTTATGTTGAACTCATCGAAAATGGAACACGCCCTAACTAA
- the cobT gene encoding nicotinate mononucleotide-dependent phosphoribosyltransferase CobT, whose protein sequence is MIKIHTQLFQAKRWLERYRGVQPVFACVFGFTATGLVPGISTAGVTPEDRFYTAIRDAEFLYNSLSQYQCPLPFFKPTSSPALISSAILERQKIPTYLFNAGLPLVPRIPLIDLGGKPAKCVSQGCALEMTTVRHLLEQGLIWGERLAKRGKYLIVGECVVGGTTTALAILTGLGFSALGKVNSSHPTCNHDQKWVLVQSGLNKFEEQTCWQNSLLTTTSRPVLSLLAALGDPMQVVVAGMAIAASRVGGVLLAGGTQMLAVYALIRTIARELTLIWQPEQVVVGTTRWVVEDATGDTVGLAEEVGAVPLLATQLSLANSCHHQLRAYEQGYAKEGVGAGGCAIAANLYLGWEQAQFIEVIDSLYTAI, encoded by the coding sequence ATGATAAAAATTCACACTCAATTATTTCAGGCAAAACGGTGGCTCGAACGTTATCGAGGAGTTCAACCTGTGTTTGCGTGCGTTTTTGGATTTACTGCAACAGGGTTAGTTCCAGGAATTTCTACAGCAGGTGTGACACCAGAAGATCGATTTTATACTGCTATCAGAGATGCTGAATTTCTCTATAATAGCCTATCTCAGTACCAGTGTCCTTTACCATTTTTCAAACCTACTTCTTCCCCCGCATTGATTTCCAGCGCTATTTTGGAAAGGCAGAAAATTCCAACTTATTTATTTAATGCAGGTTTGCCTCTCGTTCCACGAATCCCTTTAATCGATTTGGGGGGAAAACCAGCTAAGTGTGTGAGTCAAGGCTGTGCATTAGAAATGACTACGGTGAGACATCTCCTAGAACAAGGCTTAATTTGGGGTGAACGACTCGCTAAACGAGGCAAATATTTAATAGTTGGCGAGTGCGTAGTTGGGGGAACTACCACAGCTCTCGCAATTCTAACAGGTTTAGGTTTTTCTGCTCTTGGCAAAGTAAATAGCAGTCATCCAACTTGTAACCATGATCAAAAGTGGGTACTGGTACAATCTGGGCTAAATAAATTCGAGGAGCAAACTTGTTGGCAAAATTCCTTGCTTACCACAACTTCACGTCCGGTTCTCTCCCTTCTTGCTGCATTAGGAGATCCAATGCAAGTTGTGGTAGCTGGAATGGCGATCGCAGCTAGCCGCGTAGGAGGGGTACTACTAGCGGGCGGTACGCAAATGCTAGCAGTTTATGCCTTAATCAGGACGATAGCAAGAGAACTTACCCTTATTTGGCAACCAGAGCAAGTTGTGGTTGGAACTACTCGCTGGGTTGTAGAAGATGCCACAGGTGACACGGTAGGGCTGGCAGAGGAAGTAGGTGCAGTTCCTCTATTAGCTACGCAACTGAGTTTAGCTAATTCCTGTCATCACCAACTCCGTGCCTATGAACAAGGATATGCAAAAGAAGGTGTAGGAGCAGGGGGATGTGCAATTGCTGCCAATCTTTACTTAGGGTGGGAGCAAGCTCAGTTTATTGAGGTTATTGATAGTTTATATACAGCAATATAA
- a CDS encoding dual specificity protein phosphatase family protein, giving the protein MKTQLLSQLNPLTEILIASHIEANEYLFNTNQQGLIKYLISIGDPGDSAPSGFCQVPLRLRLEFHDLEKSNNDLNSVLPTYENIAKVIDFINSIANWNGAMLIHCHAGISRSTAIALIVWAYLLGSGGEEQALAYVLTARPQARPNRLIVKLGDELLNRRSKLIQLLDST; this is encoded by the coding sequence ATGAAAACTCAACTTTTGTCTCAGCTAAATCCATTAACTGAAATATTGATCGCTTCCCATATAGAGGCTAACGAGTACCTATTTAACACAAATCAACAAGGATTAATCAAATACTTAATTTCTATTGGAGATCCCGGCGATAGTGCACCATCTGGTTTTTGCCAAGTACCTCTCCGCCTACGTCTCGAGTTTCATGATCTAGAAAAATCGAACAATGATCTCAACTCTGTTTTACCTACATATGAGAACATAGCTAAAGTTATTGATTTCATAAATTCAATTGCTAATTGGAATGGTGCGATGTTGATTCATTGTCACGCAGGAATAAGCCGCTCCACAGCCATTGCTTTAATAGTATGGGCTTACTTACTCGGTTCTGGTGGAGAGGAACAAGCTTTAGCCTATGTGTTAACAGCTAGACCTCAAGCTAGGCCCAACCGATTGATTGTCAAACTTGGAGATGAACTTTTGAATCGAAGGAGTAAGTTAATACAACTCCTAGATTCTACATGA
- a CDS encoding alpha-ketoglutarate-dependent dioxygenase AlkB, whose translation MTLIYEYDYLDINQTQWLVENEIDPLLVKSPLYRGTYPSGARFKFEMTNCGDYGWISDQNGQRYQQTHPITGAKWQPVPPVIKRIMHTEGAKLYPSFEVQSVLINVYKSCDTYPIMSFHQDITEENKEAPIVSLSFELGGDFYVAGLSHPGRDYPPTDPSVQKFLVKDGTLIILADEHRLAYHAFGTLHPFVSRTLFTRRINLTARMVYLPNKKASDDKDEISVL comes from the coding sequence ATGACATTGATTTACGAGTACGATTACTTAGATATTAACCAGACACAATGGCTAGTAGAAAACGAGATAGATCCATTGTTAGTCAAGTCTCCTCTCTATAGAGGTACCTATCCTAGTGGTGCGAGGTTCAAGTTTGAAATGACTAATTGTGGGGACTATGGTTGGATATCAGACCAAAATGGACAACGTTACCAGCAAACTCACCCAATTACAGGAGCAAAATGGCAACCAGTACCGCCAGTAATTAAGCGCATTATGCACACTGAGGGAGCCAAACTATATCCAAGCTTTGAGGTGCAAAGTGTTTTGATTAATGTTTATAAATCATGTGATACTTACCCGATTATGAGCTTCCATCAGGATATAACCGAAGAAAATAAGGAAGCACCAATAGTATCCTTAAGTTTTGAATTAGGAGGAGACTTTTACGTCGCAGGTTTGTCTCATCCTGGTCGCGACTACCCACCTACTGACCCATCTGTACAAAAATTTTTGGTAAAGGATGGCACTTTAATTATTTTGGCTGACGAACATAGGCTAGCTTATCATGCCTTTGGTACACTTCATCCATTTGTATCTAGAACACTCTTTACTCGTCGGATTAACCTGACTGCACGAATGGTATATTTACCCAACAAGAAGGCAAGTGATGACAAGGATGAAATTAGCGTCCTATAA
- a CDS encoding AAA family ATPase: MSNTKIAIIAGAPGVGKTTIARRTCETIQERLECIVVHIEVDDVRWMILGDNSDCSPHPMWLKLVESIVNRAMTFAEVVIIEGLFYESRTVERLLIRYPDAKIFMLEASLEICLERNRNREVISERLNDEEIKRLHLLTRPTSWKRLNANLPIETLAIQLVSQIL; the protein is encoded by the coding sequence ATGTCTAACACGAAAATTGCTATTATTGCTGGTGCCCCCGGAGTCGGTAAAACAACTATTGCACGTCGAACCTGTGAGACTATTCAAGAGCGGCTTGAGTGTATTGTTGTTCATATTGAAGTGGATGATGTGAGATGGATGATATTAGGTGATAACTCCGATTGTAGTCCTCATCCAATGTGGCTAAAGCTTGTTGAAAGCATAGTCAATAGGGCAATGACATTTGCAGAAGTGGTTATAATTGAGGGACTTTTTTATGAATCTAGAACAGTCGAACGCCTCCTCATCCGCTATCCTGACGCAAAAATATTCATGTTGGAGGCTTCCCTAGAAATATGTTTAGAGCGCAATCGAAATCGAGAAGTTATATCTGAGCGTTTAAATGATGAAGAAATAAAGAGACTGCATCTTCTTACTCGTCCAACTTCATGGAAGAGGTTAAATGCAAATCTGCCAATAGAAACTTTAGCAATCCAACTTGTCAGCCAAATTTTATGA
- a CDS encoding DNA-methyltransferase, whose amino-acid sequence MLSQLTPSFNTALGSAYLGESLELLKIVPSNSKNLIISSPPFALYSKEIYGSRYVTWMLKYAEEFERILLPTGSLVLELGSTWFRDIPERSVHNYQLISKLCSQESWHLIQEFYWYNPNLLTTPNDWTEREYIRFNDSISIIWWLSRTTHPQVNTSHISQYRNSLTGKLSNLLLFDDVAEDAAYLSRCYKAGLEPQSNRFPSTFPDFFIRLLTKPNDTVLDPFAGSCTTGKVAESLGRKWICIEGKESSLNSGILRFDLV is encoded by the coding sequence ATGCTTTCTCAACTCACACCTAGCTTTAATACTGCTTTAGGCTCTGCCTATTTGGGAGAGTCATTAGAATTACTTAAAATTGTCCCCAGTAATTCAAAAAATTTAATTATTTCATCCCCTCCATTTGCTTTATACTCTAAGGAAATTTATGGCTCTCGATATGTTACATGGATGTTGAAATATGCTGAAGAGTTTGAGCGAATATTGCTGCCAACTGGCAGTCTTGTTCTTGAGTTGGGCAGTACTTGGTTTCGTGATATACCTGAACGTTCAGTTCATAACTATCAACTAATTTCTAAATTATGCTCCCAAGAAAGCTGGCATCTTATCCAAGAATTTTACTGGTACAATCCAAATCTACTAACAACTCCTAATGATTGGACAGAAAGAGAATATATACGATTTAATGATTCAATTAGCATCATTTGGTGGCTTTCTAGAACAACACATCCTCAAGTAAATACCTCCCATATTTCACAGTACAGAAATTCACTAACAGGGAAATTATCTAATTTGTTACTGTTTGATGATGTAGCAGAAGATGCTGCTTACCTCAGCCGATGCTACAAAGCTGGCTTAGAACCCCAATCAAACCGTTTTCCGTCAACATTTCCTGATTTTTTCATACGCTTATTAACTAAGCCTAATGATACTGTTTTAGACCCATTTGCAGGAAGTTGTACAACAGGAAAGGTTGCTGAATCTTTAGGAAGAAAGTGGATATGTATTGAAGGAAAAGAATCATCATTAAATAGTGGTATTTTGCGATTTGATTTAGTGTAA
- a CDS encoding DegT/DnrJ/EryC1/StrS family aminotransferase, whose protein sequence is MLAIFGGNPVIANKELHGHYPPIGISERQRISAVLDSGILWGPWAPMTRELEQKWAERTGVSHCAALNSGTAALHCALAGCGVKVGDEVIVPAYSFIATASAVLMVGAIPIFVDIQPETGNINPDLVEAAITDKTKAIVTVHLHGLPADMEQLRAIAQRHQLYLIEDCAQAHGAIYQGKAVGSLSDVGAFSLNATKVLAGPEGGLLTTNSDAIFNRAAKMRVFGTEWHEGKQIVRDADSLGYNYRTNELMAAFALARLESLDSEQEIRISNAQHLINGIKDLPGVSVPPLQVEDRNHIFQMIRVRVNAKILGLKLSSEELRERIVFALAAEGANWWIWERKPLPAYSIFQSLNADGDGYPWCLPQARKNISYHPGNYPVSLATSRDSIFTTAHFPPNTANLMELYVEAFHKVWANLDAVSKLPILLNENGIQKPF, encoded by the coding sequence ATGCTAGCCATTTTTGGTGGAAATCCGGTAATTGCCAACAAAGAACTGCACGGTCATTATCCTCCTATAGGAATTAGTGAGCGCCAACGTATTAGTGCCGTTCTTGACAGTGGTATTTTATGGGGCCCTTGGGCACCAATGACGCGAGAACTCGAACAAAAGTGGGCTGAACGTACAGGTGTGAGCCACTGTGCAGCTTTGAATTCTGGGACTGCTGCTCTTCATTGCGCTTTGGCAGGATGCGGTGTGAAAGTTGGCGATGAAGTAATTGTGCCAGCCTACTCATTCATTGCCACTGCGAGTGCAGTTCTCATGGTTGGTGCAATTCCAATTTTTGTTGACATCCAACCAGAAACGGGAAATATCAATCCCGATCTAGTAGAAGCTGCTATTACTGACAAGACTAAAGCGATCGTTACAGTTCATTTACACGGGTTGCCTGCCGATATGGAACAATTAAGAGCGATCGCTCAACGTCATCAACTTTATCTGATTGAAGACTGTGCTCAAGCTCATGGAGCAATCTATCAGGGAAAAGCCGTTGGTAGCTTATCTGATGTTGGCGCGTTTTCTTTGAACGCTACCAAAGTGCTTGCCGGACCTGAAGGAGGACTTTTAACAACTAATAGTGATGCCATTTTTAATCGTGCTGCCAAGATGAGGGTGTTTGGAACAGAGTGGCATGAAGGCAAGCAAATTGTGAGAGACGCAGATAGCCTTGGCTACAACTATCGCACTAATGAATTAATGGCTGCTTTCGCTTTAGCACGTTTGGAATCACTAGACTCAGAACAAGAAATCAGGATTTCTAATGCCCAGCATCTCATTAATGGCATAAAGGACTTGCCAGGTGTTTCTGTACCCCCTTTACAGGTAGAAGACAGAAATCATATCTTCCAAATGATTCGAGTTAGGGTTAATGCCAAAATATTAGGATTAAAACTGTCATCTGAAGAACTGCGAGAGCGCATTGTTTTTGCTCTTGCGGCTGAAGGCGCAAATTGGTGGATTTGGGAGCGCAAGCCATTACCAGCTTACTCAATTTTTCAGTCCCTTAACGCTGATGGCGATGGCTATCCTTGGTGTCTGCCACAAGCTCGAAAGAATATTAGTTATCATCCAGGAAATTATCCAGTCAGTCTGGCTACGTCCAGAGATAGCATATTCACTACGGCTCACTTCCCTCCTAACACAGCAAATTTAATGGAGCTTTATGTAGAAGCATTTCATAAAGTGTGGGCTAACTTAGATGCTGTTTCTAAATTACCTATTTTGCTAAACGAAAATGGTATACAAAAACCTTTTTAG
- a CDS encoding GNAT family N-acetyltransferase has translation MEIEEILDIEKWDDFIKNTREGTVFHTSSWFQASPHNFLRIGVFQKGKLLAGAILQINEHRFGTLGTLAPYLGPVFAKFPNGEMVPETKRKVMSKLARGIRERVPKSTFFVSPWLETLQQFICTGFEAKLLYTTVLRTTDLDETQAQFSPTLRRNIKAALQIGLTVEQSSEPSELLTLVRQSFVRQGHSIWFNLEEADACMRHLAKLGQAICFITRNQDGLPVAAAGIVWDWHRSYYILGGYDHTRSHRGGSSLALWSAIQFTHQELGLTEIDLEGSHLPAIERFFRQFGGRWLPFYYVTEARNPLINTQEI, from the coding sequence ATGGAAATAGAAGAAATTTTAGACATTGAAAAATGGGATGATTTTATCAAGAATACTCGAGAGGGAACTGTTTTTCATACATCCTCTTGGTTTCAAGCATCACCTCATAATTTTTTGAGAATCGGAGTTTTTCAAAAAGGTAAGCTTTTGGCTGGTGCAATTCTCCAAATAAACGAACATCGCTTTGGTACTTTGGGAACTTTAGCTCCTTACTTAGGCCCAGTATTTGCAAAATTTCCTAATGGCGAAATGGTTCCTGAAACAAAAAGAAAAGTTATGTCAAAACTTGCACGAGGTATTCGAGAAAGAGTACCAAAATCAACTTTTTTTGTATCTCCTTGGCTTGAAACCCTTCAACAATTTATTTGTACAGGGTTTGAAGCTAAACTCCTTTATACCACAGTTTTACGAACTACAGACTTAGATGAAACTCAGGCGCAATTTTCGCCAACACTCAGACGCAACATCAAAGCTGCACTACAAATTGGCCTAACAGTAGAGCAAAGTAGCGAGCCATCAGAACTTCTTACCCTCGTCCGCCAATCTTTTGTTAGACAAGGACATTCTATCTGGTTCAATTTAGAAGAGGCTGATGCCTGTATGCGTCATCTGGCTAAGTTGGGACAAGCAATTTGTTTTATTACTCGCAACCAGGATGGTTTGCCTGTTGCTGCTGCTGGTATTGTCTGGGATTGGCATCGAAGTTATTACATTCTTGGAGGTTATGACCACACGCGATCGCACCGTGGAGGATCATCTTTAGCACTATGGAGTGCTATCCAGTTTACGCATCAGGAACTTGGTCTTACAGAAATTGACCTTGAAGGATCGCACCTTCCAGCTATAGAGCGCTTTTTCCGACAGTTCGGTGGGCGCTGGCTACCTTTTTATTACGTTACTGAAGCTAGAAATCCATTAATTAATACTCAGGAAATTTAA
- a CDS encoding class I SAM-dependent methyltransferase — MTVPSSWFGPSSYTLALKLVSFGLPQIEAISFACAQKYGTLQYFTMHREEREKVNWAVTYLEICQKLRIDVAHKKVLVVGVNDGMDIELFNHCQIIGIDPCHQALALARANFPHHEFQIALAESLPLADASVDAYIALRVINCSTVNIKSLIEELQRTLKPNGSFIFSIANGFFDKKIYKVGVFKDGKVNLEYANSLKNELLNLLEGVGTQLTVVEHPIETFIFGCKN; from the coding sequence ATGACAGTCCCCAGTTCATGGTTTGGACCGAGTTCTTATACCCTAGCACTTAAATTGGTTAGCTTTGGCTTACCTCAAATTGAAGCCATCTCATTTGCCTGTGCCCAAAAGTATGGAACCCTCCAATATTTTACTATGCACCGAGAAGAGCGGGAAAAAGTCAACTGGGCAGTAACCTACTTAGAGATATGCCAAAAGTTAAGAATTGACGTAGCCCATAAAAAAGTTTTAGTAGTGGGTGTTAATGATGGGATGGATATTGAACTATTTAATCATTGCCAGATTATCGGTATCGATCCATGCCATCAAGCACTTGCCCTAGCTAGAGCCAATTTTCCTCACCATGAATTTCAAATTGCTCTAGCTGAATCTCTACCGCTAGCAGATGCTTCTGTCGATGCTTATATTGCTTTGCGAGTCATTAACTGTTCGACTGTAAATATTAAGTCTTTAATAGAAGAATTACAGCGTACTTTAAAGCCAAATGGTTCTTTTATATTTTCTATCGCTAACGGTTTTTTTGATAAAAAAATATACAAAGTAGGAGTTTTTAAAGATGGAAAAGTGAATTTAGAATACGCTAACTCCCTCAAAAATGAGCTTTTAAATCTACTTGAAGGCGTAGGGACTCAGTTAACTGTGGTAGAGCATCCTATAGAAACATTTATATTTGGGTGCAAAAATTAG
- a CDS encoding Gfo/Idh/MocA family protein, with translation MSNKILIVNRDFGYLLEAPQTVMSTSNITQLRIGFCGFGASASHFHMPLIRQEPGLNLIAVFDPIFERTQCAKQRGFQFTLSPEDLEKAIRELSLDIIVVTSPNTLHYVQAKTALEAGAHVLVDKPLALCSEEVNLLVDLANRKNLVLMAFQNRRYDDDHLQALEIVQSQEIGEIIRIDAAIASWGPSNKFAVPDFCPTWRTEKSYGGGGLYDWGPHILDQLLRFANWKLPNRIHAIGRSSIWSTDCDDILIAIYDWENFSARVLISAVDMAPVERLRICGTKGTVVVRGDDNHGEVIKYSSTTSESRRYSNSLLLATPIYRALIHAITTGQRENIVRYLDNTKKLFSLIDQTRQSFNF, from the coding sequence TTGTCCAACAAAATCCTAATCGTTAACCGAGATTTCGGCTATTTGCTGGAGGCTCCTCAAACTGTCATGTCTACGAGCAATATAACCCAACTAAGAATTGGCTTTTGCGGTTTTGGTGCTTCGGCAAGTCATTTCCATATGCCACTAATTCGTCAGGAACCTGGCTTGAATTTAATTGCCGTCTTCGATCCGATATTTGAACGAACTCAGTGTGCCAAGCAGCGGGGTTTTCAGTTTACTTTATCTCCAGAGGATTTGGAGAAGGCAATAAGAGAACTTTCATTAGATATTATTGTTGTCACATCCCCTAATACCTTGCACTACGTTCAGGCAAAAACAGCACTGGAAGCTGGCGCTCATGTTTTAGTGGATAAACCCCTTGCACTTTGCAGCGAAGAAGTCAACCTACTTGTCGATTTGGCTAATCGTAAAAACCTAGTTTTGATGGCTTTTCAGAACAGACGATACGATGATGACCATCTCCAAGCACTAGAAATTGTTCAAAGCCAAGAGATAGGAGAGATTATTCGGATTGATGCAGCGATCGCATCCTGGGGACCATCAAATAAATTTGCAGTTCCGGATTTTTGTCCCACTTGGCGTACAGAGAAAAGCTACGGGGGCGGTGGTCTTTATGACTGGGGTCCGCACATTTTAGACCAACTCTTGAGGTTTGCTAATTGGAAACTCCCAAATCGGATTCACGCGATAGGTCGGTCTTCTATCTGGTCTACTGATTGTGACGATATTTTAATCGCCATATACGATTGGGAAAATTTTTCCGCTCGTGTACTCATCTCAGCAGTAGATATGGCACCAGTAGAAAGACTTCGTATCTGCGGTACAAAAGGCACGGTTGTAGTTCGTGGAGATGACAATCACGGAGAAGTAATAAAGTACAGTTCGACTACTTCCGAATCCCGCCGTTACTCAAACTCTCTACTCTTAGCAACGCCGATCTATCGGGCTTTAATTCATGCTATTACTACTGGGCAGCGAGAGAATATCGTTAGGTATTTAGACAATACCAAAAAATTATTTAGCCTAATAGACCAGACTCGTCAAAGCTTCAATTTTTAA